The following proteins are encoded in a genomic region of Kosakonia oryzae:
- a CDS encoding enoyl-CoA hydratase-related protein, which produces MSDILCSHEDAVAVVTLNRPQKYNALTAEMLDALVTTLLQLEQDPQVRAIVLLGGPKAFSAGADTGTLASASAITLWRSGFSEKWDRIAAIEKPVIAAVSGYALGGGLELALLCDIIIADTTAQFGLPESHIGIIPGAGGTQRLVRAVGKSLAMEMLLGARRITGEEARQAGLISQLVQPDELATQALNIARQIAKAAPLAAAMIKKAVLASYEMPLSAGVAYERALSALIADSEDRAAGLAAFQNRQTPQFSGR; this is translated from the coding sequence ATGAGTGATATTTTATGTAGCCATGAAGATGCCGTTGCCGTTGTTACGCTGAACCGCCCGCAGAAATATAACGCTCTGACCGCAGAGATGCTGGATGCGCTGGTCACTACGCTGCTGCAGCTTGAGCAGGATCCGCAGGTACGTGCCATTGTGCTGTTGGGCGGCCCGAAAGCCTTCTCCGCCGGGGCAGATACCGGCACGCTGGCGTCGGCTTCCGCCATCACTTTATGGCGCAGCGGTTTTAGCGAGAAATGGGATCGCATTGCCGCCATTGAAAAACCAGTGATTGCTGCTGTTTCAGGTTATGCGCTCGGCGGTGGGCTGGAGCTGGCGCTGCTGTGCGACATCATTATTGCCGACACCACGGCGCAGTTTGGGTTACCGGAAAGCCATATCGGCATTATTCCGGGCGCCGGAGGAACGCAGCGGCTGGTGCGTGCGGTAGGGAAATCACTGGCGATGGAGATGCTGCTTGGCGCCAGACGCATCACCGGCGAAGAGGCGCGTCAGGCGGGGCTGATTAGCCAGTTGGTTCAGCCTGATGAACTGGCAACGCAGGCGCTAAACATTGCGCGCCAAATCGCCAAAGCCGCGCCGCTGGCGGCCGCGATGATCAAAAAAGCGGTGCTGGCCAGCTACGAAATGCCATTAAGTGCGGGAGTGGCTTATGAGCGAGCGCTCTCGGCGCTGATTGCCGATAGTGAAGATCGCGCCGCCGGGCTGGCGGCGTTTCAGAACAGGCAGACGCCGCAGTTTAGCGGGCGTTAA
- a CDS encoding HutD/Ves family protein: MRLLPYSGYAEMRWKNGQGVTREVCRFPASEQYAWRISVATIREDGAFSRFSGYLRNISVLEGDGMFLTVDEQRSALIPPFQATDFNGDSEVFCEVVGGPLLDFNVIYRRETTHATVRWLRDGAWQHQQGTMLLFNAGKLLDVTVAGERHTLQHYDSLLIDNPATVAVHAGSDTLFACVTLTSR; the protein is encoded by the coding sequence ATGAGACTGCTGCCTTATAGCGGCTACGCTGAGATGCGCTGGAAAAATGGCCAGGGCGTCACCCGCGAAGTGTGCCGTTTTCCCGCCAGCGAACAGTATGCCTGGCGCATATCGGTCGCGACGATCCGCGAAGATGGCGCATTCTCACGTTTCTCCGGTTACCTGCGAAATATCAGCGTGCTGGAAGGTGACGGTATGTTTCTGACGGTTGATGAGCAGCGCAGCGCGTTAATTCCACCGTTTCAGGCGACGGATTTTAACGGCGACAGCGAAGTGTTTTGCGAGGTTGTCGGCGGGCCGTTACTCGATTTCAACGTGATTTATCGCCGTGAAACCACTCATGCAACGGTGCGCTGGCTGCGCGATGGCGCATGGCAACATCAACAGGGAACGATGCTGCTGTTCAATGCCGGAAAGTTGCTTGATGTCACCGTTGCGGGTGAACGCCATACCCTGCAACATTACGACAGCCTGCTAATCGATAACCCGGCAACGGTTGCCGTCCACGCAGGCAGCGACACGCTTTTTGCCTGCGTGACGCTGACATCCCGTTAA